One Vallitalea pronyensis genomic region harbors:
- a CDS encoding PEP/pyruvate-binding domain-containing protein: MIIKIKDIKRESIHKVGTKAYQISRLLKLGYHVCSGYVITTDLFIAYCKYNQIKVNDDKLPEKILRGKFDGVLIKKLQAIFEELSVITGAIIVRSSALEEDGLSTSYAGIFESVMHVKSDEDMILAIKKVWASYYSPIAKQYAHDVERHIPAMSVLIQCMIDCVKSGVTFTRHPITRQNEVVTEACWGNNQGITGGDEKDYVTPAKGMTKHQKVLTKREQKRIKIISKQLELDFLYPCDFEWGIKDGILWIFQVRPISRCNEGNVYGKVSIDNLNCILLDRYAQPATVCYLSLLESWQNRVYLSIYNNHHGLDFDEQPLCFLHNRVYWNVHYQKKYFEDDGKNRFLKRIQFYRIACNGYKSWYRRLQTYNKKITHYMHKIHHTHHDHDLLALLEDVIDNFCVFIGIDHFRFLGLAQILYDDLEKTCLHHDYDKHQIAQLIGKQTNGNKTVLANNELLELTRLIHDHDKLNLFFSQNTAEEILQEIQHNQAYAYILSRFNAFILKHGHRGTECDDLYYTHWVEEPSKVVALMKQLIRNDILCQTDDDQHIDPEQIKRNLIKTISKQHKGIGKLWYGHKLKKRITLTGEYMCLRENQRYYFDKSWLLIRQILLKISKYYRAKGVIQNSEDIFHMKIDEIKEGILYPNYLMNKDIINTRRDNYEQAKKDKPPYIIKNSVHVSVQKTGNFKSYKVMGISGGKAVGKIKIINSLDDLGQVERGDIGVVKTFHPSWTPILKIANGLIMNYGNMLSHGAVVAREYGIPVVVFNDDATTVFHNGEWVEINGTTGRIKLMNVMDVKR, encoded by the coding sequence ATGATAATAAAAATAAAAGATATTAAGAGAGAATCCATCCATAAGGTAGGGACAAAAGCTTACCAAATTAGTCGTTTACTCAAGCTGGGGTATCATGTTTGTAGCGGTTATGTCATCACAACAGATCTTTTTATAGCATACTGCAAATATAATCAAATTAAAGTAAATGACGACAAGCTACCAGAGAAGATACTAAGGGGTAAGTTTGATGGAGTTTTGATAAAAAAATTACAGGCTATTTTTGAAGAATTATCAGTCATAACAGGGGCTATTATCGTACGTTCTTCTGCTTTGGAAGAGGATGGATTATCCACATCCTATGCAGGAATTTTTGAAAGTGTTATGCATGTGAAAAGCGATGAAGATATGATTTTAGCCATTAAAAAAGTATGGGCTTCATATTACTCACCAATAGCCAAACAATATGCCCATGATGTTGAGCGACATATTCCAGCCATGTCTGTTCTAATACAATGTATGATTGATTGTGTCAAGTCAGGGGTTACATTTACACGTCACCCTATTACAAGACAAAATGAAGTTGTGACAGAAGCTTGTTGGGGGAATAATCAAGGTATAACCGGTGGTGATGAAAAGGATTATGTCACTCCCGCAAAAGGCATGACGAAACACCAAAAAGTTCTCACAAAACGAGAACAAAAACGTATTAAAATTATATCAAAGCAACTTGAATTAGATTTCTTATACCCTTGTGATTTTGAATGGGGCATCAAAGACGGTATCCTATGGATATTTCAGGTTCGACCCATTAGCAGATGCAACGAGGGTAATGTTTATGGGAAAGTTTCTATAGATAATTTGAATTGTATTTTGCTTGATAGGTATGCACAACCAGCAACCGTATGCTATTTATCATTGTTAGAGTCATGGCAAAATAGAGTATATCTCAGTATCTACAACAATCACCATGGACTGGATTTTGACGAACAGCCCCTTTGCTTTCTACATAATCGTGTCTATTGGAATGTGCATTATCAAAAAAAATATTTCGAAGATGATGGAAAGAATAGGTTTCTTAAAAGAATACAATTCTATAGAATAGCGTGTAATGGCTACAAATCATGGTATAGACGGTTACAAACGTATAATAAAAAGATTACCCATTACATGCATAAGATACATCATACGCATCATGATCATGATTTATTGGCTTTATTAGAGGACGTGATAGATAATTTTTGTGTATTTATTGGGATAGACCATTTTAGGTTTTTGGGATTAGCACAGATATTATATGATGACCTGGAGAAAACATGTTTACATCATGATTATGATAAACACCAGATAGCACAGTTAATTGGAAAGCAAACCAATGGTAATAAAACGGTTTTGGCAAATAATGAGCTCCTAGAGCTTACACGATTAATCCATGATCATGATAAGTTGAATTTGTTTTTTAGTCAAAATACTGCTGAAGAAATCTTACAAGAAATACAACATAATCAGGCTTATGCCTATATATTAAGTCGCTTCAATGCGTTTATATTGAAGCATGGTCACAGAGGGACAGAGTGCGATGACTTATATTATACCCATTGGGTTGAGGAACCCAGTAAAGTAGTTGCTCTTATGAAGCAACTCATACGAAATGATATATTATGCCAAACAGATGATGATCAACATATTGATCCAGAGCAGATAAAAAGAAACTTGATAAAAACAATATCAAAACAACACAAAGGCATTGGAAAGCTATGGTATGGGCATAAGCTAAAAAAACGCATAACATTAACAGGTGAGTATATGTGTTTGAGAGAAAATCAACGCTATTATTTTGACAAGAGCTGGCTTTTGATTAGACAAATTTTATTAAAAATTTCGAAATACTATCGAGCGAAGGGCGTTATACAAAACAGTGAGGATATATTTCACATGAAAATTGATGAAATCAAAGAGGGCATTTTATATCCTAACTACTTAATGAACAAAGACATCATCAATACCAGAAGAGATAACTATGAACAGGCAAAAAAAGATAAACCACCTTATATTATTAAGAATTCTGTTCATGTTTCTGTTCAAAAAACAGGTAATTTCAAAAGTTATAAAGTGATGGGAATTAGTGGAGGAAAAGCAGTAGGTAAGATAAAGATAATAAATAGTCTAGATGATTTAGGGCAAGTAGAACGGGGTGATATTGGTGTTGTGAAAACGTTTCATCCCAGTTGGACACCTATTCTAAAGATTGCTAACGGGCTTATTATGAACTATGGGAATATGTTATCACATGGTGCTGTTGTAGCAAGGGAATATGGGATACCTGTAGTTGTTTTTAATGATGATGCCACGACTGTTTTTCATAATGGTGAATGGGTTGAAATAAATGGTACTACTGGGCGAATAAAACTTATGAATGTGATGGATGTGAAAAGATGA
- a CDS encoding B12-binding domain-containing radical SAM protein yields the protein MIKTALIVPKGSKYGKNKYLKDFLERNDVVSKFYGAWETPNLSLLTIAGLFPPDYSLHFIDEDHGEEIPFHQHFDLVILTGMTQQINRAYEICSQFKAKGSHTVIGGIHATIYPDEAMGYANTVMVGEGEAIFLEFLEDFRVGQPKKIYKASYYIDLSQSPIPRYDLINTALYSSYSIQTTRGCPRTCGYCTLPVMYGSKYRSKSIKQVIAEIRAIKAIDPSPFIFFADDNMFIDMENSIKLLEAIKKEDIIWGTQTDISVADNTKVLNLLKGAGCRWLFIGFENITKNSLELLDKNKWKANIANRYAKMIEKIHHAGIYIWGSFMFGTDNDSMGVFENTLDFTMKNGIYSGSFTILTPLPGTELFMKMDKENKIIDYDWSRYTFWDVVYKPLLMTEDELAKGVAWIYDQFYSQKNTKIRMSRIKKTMKNMSNTL from the coding sequence ATGATAAAAACTGCACTTATTGTACCAAAAGGGTCAAAATATGGTAAGAATAAATATTTGAAAGATTTTCTTGAGAGAAATGATGTTGTATCAAAATTTTATGGAGCCTGGGAAACACCTAATTTAAGTTTGCTGACAATAGCAGGACTATTTCCACCAGATTATAGCTTGCATTTTATTGATGAGGATCATGGGGAAGAGATACCATTCCATCAACATTTTGATTTGGTAATACTAACTGGAATGACACAACAGATTAATAGAGCATATGAAATATGCAGTCAGTTTAAGGCAAAGGGAAGTCATACAGTAATAGGCGGTATTCATGCAACCATTTATCCGGATGAAGCTATGGGCTATGCCAATACGGTAATGGTTGGTGAAGGTGAGGCTATATTTCTTGAATTTTTAGAAGATTTTAGAGTAGGTCAACCCAAAAAGATATATAAAGCAAGTTACTATATCGATCTATCCCAATCGCCTATACCACGATATGATTTAATCAATACCGCATTATATAGTTCCTATAGTATTCAAACAACTAGAGGATGTCCTCGTACTTGTGGGTATTGTACTTTACCTGTTATGTATGGAAGTAAATATCGAAGCAAATCAATTAAACAAGTGATAGCAGAAATTCGAGCAATAAAAGCCATCGATCCTTCACCTTTTATTTTCTTTGCAGACGATAATATGTTTATAGATATGGAAAACTCTATAAAATTACTAGAAGCAATCAAAAAAGAAGATATTATTTGGGGAACCCAAACAGATATCTCCGTTGCAGACAATACAAAAGTGTTGAATTTGCTAAAAGGAGCAGGATGCAGATGGCTTTTTATTGGGTTTGAAAACATTACTAAAAATAGTTTAGAACTATTAGATAAAAACAAATGGAAAGCCAACATAGCAAACAGGTATGCCAAGATGATTGAAAAAATTCATCATGCCGGTATTTACATATGGGGATCGTTCATGTTTGGAACAGATAATGATAGTATGGGTGTTTTTGAAAACACGCTGGATTTTACCATGAAAAACGGTATCTATTCTGGTAGTTTTACAATATTGACACCTTTACCAGGAACAGAGCTATTTATGAAAATGGACAAAGAAAATAAGATCATTGATTATGATTGGAGCCGTTATACCTTTTGGGATGTGGTCTATAAACCCCTATTAATGACTGAGGATGAACTTGCTAAAGGTGTTGCATGGATTTATGATCAATTTTATTCACAAAAGAACACGAAGATTAGAATGTCTAGGATAAAGAAGACCATGAAAAACATGAGTAACACGCTATAA
- a CDS encoding B12-binding domain-containing radical SAM protein, whose translation MKIALISPRGIGMGSQEENKKTESIYNELSNIESLKELMACPNSPLLTIGAMATPYFDDVIYIDEEIEAIDFSKYYDVIGMSFMTQQASRAYELSVQFKKLGSYIIAGGMHPTNLPDQTLEYFDTVFVGECEDTWDQFITDFKKGCPKRIYKNNQLIDMEKVVMPRYDLLKMDAYKTIPVQISRGCPHNCTFCASTKVYGPKYRHKSVEQVINEVKYIQTLKKNPHIYFTDDNMLVSKAFSKALISSLQGMGIRWMTHTDIGIADNEDVLKLLYASGCRKLVIGFESITPASLEKLEKWKYNKLQEYGHAIEKIQSYGIGVWGTFIVGLDNDDKDVFQKVIDFTLGNNLYGAMISVPTPFPGSELYNQLDKANRILTKHWGSYTLWNVVVKPKNMSKEELEEGFEYVLKSIYSKEAAAKRIEHFKHLYCKRRNGNENNSVARS comes from the coding sequence ATGAAAATTGCGTTAATCTCTCCCAGAGGTATTGGTATGGGAAGTCAGGAAGAAAATAAAAAGACAGAAAGTATCTATAATGAACTCTCAAATATAGAATCTCTCAAGGAGTTAATGGCTTGCCCTAATTCACCACTGTTAACCATAGGAGCTATGGCAACACCTTATTTTGATGATGTTATCTATATTGATGAAGAAATTGAAGCCATTGATTTTTCAAAGTACTATGATGTGATTGGTATGTCATTTATGACACAACAGGCTTCAAGAGCTTATGAATTAAGTGTACAGTTTAAGAAACTTGGTAGTTATATCATTGCTGGTGGTATGCATCCTACCAATTTACCAGATCAGACATTAGAATATTTTGATACGGTATTTGTTGGTGAATGTGAAGATACATGGGATCAATTTATCACGGATTTCAAAAAAGGCTGTCCAAAAAGAATCTATAAAAATAATCAGCTTATTGACATGGAAAAAGTGGTTATGCCACGCTATGATCTTCTTAAAATGGATGCTTACAAAACAATACCTGTACAGATATCAAGAGGTTGTCCCCATAATTGTACTTTCTGTGCTTCTACTAAAGTATATGGCCCCAAATATAGACATAAGAGTGTAGAACAGGTAATCAATGAAGTCAAGTATATACAAACATTAAAAAAGAATCCCCATATTTACTTCACAGATGATAACATGCTCGTATCAAAAGCATTTTCAAAAGCGTTAATTAGTTCGTTACAAGGTATGGGGATACGCTGGATGACACATACAGACATTGGTATTGCTGATAATGAAGATGTACTAAAACTGTTATATGCTTCAGGCTGTAGAAAGCTTGTTATTGGATTTGAGAGCATTACACCAGCATCATTAGAAAAACTTGAAAAATGGAAGTATAACAAACTACAAGAGTATGGTCATGCAATAGAAAAGATACAGTCCTATGGAATAGGTGTTTGGGGTACATTTATCGTTGGACTGGATAACGATGATAAAGACGTTTTTCAAAAAGTCATTGATTTTACATTAGGAAACAATTTATATGGTGCTATGATATCTGTTCCTACACCATTTCCTGGCTCCGAGTTATATAATCAGCTTGATAAAGCTAATAGAATATTAACAAAACATTGGGGAAGTTATACTTTATGGAATGTGGTGGTAAAACCTAAGAATATGAGCAAAGAGGAGCTTGAAGAAGGGTTTGAATATGTTCTAAAGAGTATTTATTCTAAGGAAGCTGCTGCAAAGCGGATTGAGCATTTTAAGCATCTTTACTGTAAGCGGAGGAATGGTAATGAAAACAATTCTGTTGCTCGTTCCTAA
- a CDS encoding B12-binding domain-containing radical SAM protein, translating into MNGPRGNYVYNTYWSKAIQDKIQKNRWKVITPSILLLASIAISERYKVDIIDEDFRDVRVNKHYDIVCIYTVTPTAKRAYGYAKEFSKKGAWILLGGVHATFMQEESMQYCDTLMIGEGDYIFRDFLHDFRKGIQKSIYVQERNQVDMAYSPIPAYHKLQKHEQHLVPIQTARGCSNNCKFCNVNGLYGNTFRHKSRKQIEQELSDVSNLPYAKRVYVTDDNIFSNERHFNRLIDTLKHHHLSWYANTDISFANDERDIISAYKSGLRQVLIGFESVEHHNLYHIDQDNFKYGYLKKYKEYIRKIQSNGIGVTGSFMVGQLHDNQDTFKYLAEFIYDTKLYGANITIVTPYPGTRLFHDMKRKNKILTYNWDYYTIFQPVMALNHLTIDKLNELYLELIMTVNSKAFEKNKLDYFKEIYKEKSKSR; encoded by the coding sequence ATGAATGGGCCGAGAGGCAATTATGTATATAATACATATTGGTCTAAAGCTATACAAGACAAAATTCAAAAGAATAGATGGAAGGTTATAACCCCATCTATTTTATTATTGGCTTCTATTGCTATAAGTGAACGATATAAAGTTGATATCATTGACGAAGACTTTAGAGATGTTCGTGTAAATAAACACTATGATATTGTTTGTATATATACAGTAACACCAACAGCAAAAAGAGCTTATGGGTACGCAAAAGAATTCAGTAAAAAAGGTGCTTGGATTCTTCTTGGCGGTGTCCATGCCACTTTCATGCAAGAGGAGAGTATGCAGTATTGCGATACCTTAATGATTGGTGAAGGGGACTACATATTTCGCGATTTTCTACATGACTTTCGAAAAGGCATACAAAAATCAATATATGTGCAAGAAAGAAATCAAGTGGATATGGCCTATTCCCCAATTCCTGCTTATCATAAGTTACAAAAACATGAACAACATTTAGTGCCTATTCAAACAGCTAGAGGGTGTTCTAATAATTGCAAATTTTGTAATGTTAATGGTTTGTACGGCAATACATTTCGTCATAAAAGTAGAAAGCAGATTGAACAAGAACTAAGTGATGTTAGCAACTTACCATATGCAAAAAGAGTATATGTGACAGATGACAATATCTTTAGCAATGAGCGTCATTTTAACCGATTAATAGATACGCTTAAACATCATCATCTATCATGGTATGCCAATACAGATATTTCTTTTGCTAATGATGAAAGGGACATTATATCAGCCTACAAAAGTGGGTTAAGACAAGTTTTAATAGGGTTTGAAAGTGTTGAACATCATAATCTATACCATATTGATCAAGATAATTTCAAATATGGTTATTTAAAAAAATATAAGGAATACATAAGAAAAATTCAATCCAATGGCATAGGGGTAACAGGGAGTTTTATGGTTGGACAATTACATGACAACCAGGATACGTTCAAATATCTAGCAGAGTTTATATATGACACCAAGCTCTACGGTGCAAACATTACAATTGTAACACCTTATCCTGGTACACGCCTATTTCATGACATGAAAAGAAAAAATAAAATACTGACGTATAACTGGGATTATTATACGATATTTCAACCTGTCATGGCATTGAATCATTTAACCATAGATAAGTTAAATGAGCTATATTTGGAGCTTATTATGACGGTTAACTCCAAAGCATTCGAAAAGAATAAATTAGATTATTTCAAAGAAATATATAAAGAGAAGAGTAAGAGCAGATGA
- a CDS encoding 2-hydroxyacyl-CoA dehydratase family protein, with the protein MKKKILYMCSFVPYGTLEGAGFDMINIADIQQPVTGNLKLSGNLCSFVNYCQHMDVLAYDGIIFTNCCNSMQRLYDYVTYYYPNIFTYMMEIPRHHPSIQVDDLMVKLAQHFGIKIGCDNRIEPKNQPYTKEHIWVISSAMHKNYKEDLIKLFHENSLIFDTCTSENRGDQLRSNKRSDVSCPRMMNYYQWFEKRIPLVKGLIFMMVGRCDHSMFLYPELKRICSKYACNVLYVEEEFTLRISERSKIRYEAFKECLTIKNGEKL; encoded by the coding sequence ATGAAAAAAAAGATTTTATATATGTGTTCCTTTGTGCCTTATGGCACTTTAGAAGGTGCAGGTTTTGACATGATCAATATTGCAGATATACAACAACCCGTAACGGGTAATTTAAAACTATCGGGTAACCTCTGTAGTTTCGTGAATTATTGTCAACATATGGATGTATTAGCATATGATGGCATTATTTTTACGAATTGCTGTAATAGTATGCAACGGTTATATGACTATGTGACCTATTATTATCCCAATATATTTACATACATGATGGAAATTCCTCGTCATCATCCATCCATACAAGTTGATGATTTAATGGTTAAATTAGCTCAGCATTTTGGCATCAAGATAGGGTGTGATAACAGAATAGAACCTAAAAATCAACCTTATACTAAGGAGCATATTTGGGTTATTTCAAGTGCAATGCATAAAAACTATAAGGAAGATTTAATAAAACTATTTCATGAGAACAGTCTTATTTTTGATACTTGTACATCCGAAAATCGAGGCGATCAATTACGCAGTAATAAACGTAGTGATGTATCATGTCCTAGGATGATGAACTACTATCAGTGGTTTGAGAAAAGGATTCCATTGGTAAAAGGGTTAATTTTTATGATGGTTGGAAGATGTGATCATAGCATGTTTTTATACCCTGAATTAAAAAGAATTTGCAGTAAATATGCTTGTAATGTTTTATATGTAGAGGAAGAATTTACCCTCAGAATATCAGAGAGAAGTAAGATAAGATATGAAGCGTTTAAAGAATGCTTGACGATTAAGAACGGAGAAAAATTATAA
- a CDS encoding 2-hydroxyacyl-CoA dehydratase subunit D, protein MCKYMELRSAQLIVKNQLHIYLEKMWEEHNRIVWTNMVMPTELFYAASLIPINTELIAGWLATLKLSSKYITHAHAMGYNRNLCSYHKAVIGALECGHIPPPKIAIFSSHICDGGGGMIRYFERRFNTKVLLIDIPYKTTKENIACVMNQLVEAKVILEKYTNQSIERHQLKKAIFLSNQARNYMQEANNLRKKDTLFYGNLAIRNLYGATFLFGSELGREVTKNYYHQLMEIKEKRSNSYMTDKQPYRILWIHFAPLYANDIMGFFEETLNCVIAFDITGYIYWDKLSEDNPVHGMAIKAMSHFYLGDVSKRIRLYKSIIHAYRIDGMVMFMHQGCRAIPGSSWEIRQIAKEIKMPFLELSGDCIDDESFSSEQMKLRMEAFSESMEMRRYVYGD, encoded by the coding sequence ATGTGTAAGTATATGGAGCTTAGGTCAGCACAATTAATTGTGAAAAACCAACTGCATATATATCTGGAAAAAATGTGGGAAGAACATAACCGTATTGTTTGGACGAATATGGTTATGCCAACAGAACTTTTCTATGCTGCTTCATTAATTCCCATTAACACAGAGCTTATTGCAGGTTGGCTAGCAACGTTAAAACTATCTAGCAAATACATTACCCATGCTCATGCTATGGGTTATAATCGTAATCTTTGTTCATATCATAAAGCTGTAATAGGTGCTCTGGAATGTGGTCATATACCTCCACCCAAAATAGCCATCTTTTCATCCCATATATGTGATGGAGGGGGAGGTATGATCAGATATTTTGAGAGACGATTCAACACAAAAGTCTTACTAATAGATATTCCCTATAAGACCACTAAGGAAAATATCGCATGTGTTATGAATCAACTAGTTGAAGCAAAGGTTATTCTTGAAAAGTATACGAACCAATCCATTGAACGTCACCAATTAAAGAAAGCTATTTTCTTATCGAATCAAGCAAGAAACTATATGCAAGAAGCCAATAATCTTAGAAAAAAAGATACATTATTTTATGGTAACTTAGCTATTCGTAATTTATATGGTGCTACATTCTTATTTGGTTCAGAACTTGGAAGAGAAGTAACTAAAAATTATTATCATCAATTAATGGAAATAAAAGAAAAGCGTTCAAATAGCTATATGACGGATAAGCAACCTTATCGAATTTTATGGATTCACTTTGCACCTCTGTATGCAAATGATATCATGGGTTTTTTTGAAGAAACCTTAAACTGTGTGATTGCCTTTGATATTACGGGTTATATATATTGGGATAAGTTAAGTGAGGATAATCCAGTTCATGGTATGGCAATAAAAGCAATGTCACACTTTTATCTAGGAGATGTATCAAAAAGGATTCGTCTATACAAAAGCATTATTCATGCTTATAGAATAGATGGTATGGTTATGTTTATGCATCAAGGCTGTCGTGCAATTCCCGGTTCATCCTGGGAGATACGGCAAATTGCTAAGGAAATAAAAATGCCATTCTTAGAGCTATCGGGTGATTGTATAGATGACGAAAGTTTTTCGTCGGAGCAAATGAAATTAAGAATGGAAGCATTTTCAGAGAGTATGGAGATGAGAAGATATGTATATGGGGATTGA
- a CDS encoding acyl-CoA dehydratase activase: protein MGIDVGSVSINAVLIDRNKKIMDYVIDYSGYDHRESVERIIRTICMKTGIHRKDIKRIVATGYGRRNVPDTYKTVTEITCHAIGVRALYTNAALVIDIGGQDSKIIKLSKDNIVETFMMNDKCSAGTGRFLEVMAGVMKMDMQEFSSYGMKSRRPYRISSTCTVFAESEVISGIAKGVAKEDIIAGIYESIVSRIKAMVGSMDYVGDVVLTGGVAKNEGVASSMKRKFTTIQVPFEPQITGALGGALIAWENG, encoded by the coding sequence ATGGGGATTGATGTTGGCTCTGTATCAATCAACGCTGTACTGATAGACCGTAACAAAAAAATCATGGATTATGTGATTGATTACAGTGGATACGATCATAGAGAGTCCGTAGAGCGTATAATAAGAACGATTTGTATGAAAACCGGCATTCATCGAAAAGACATTAAGAGGATAGTGGCAACAGGTTATGGAAGACGGAATGTACCAGATACCTATAAAACAGTGACAGAAATAACCTGTCATGCTATAGGTGTGCGGGCATTATATACCAATGCAGCATTAGTCATTGATATTGGTGGACAAGACAGCAAGATTATAAAGCTTTCAAAAGATAATATTGTGGAAACATTTATGATGAATGATAAATGTTCAGCAGGTACAGGACGTTTTCTAGAAGTTATGGCAGGTGTTATGAAGATGGATATGCAAGAATTTTCATCCTATGGGATGAAGTCACGTAGACCTTATAGAATAAGTAGCACATGTACCGTTTTCGCTGAATCGGAGGTCATATCTGGCATTGCAAAAGGCGTTGCAAAAGAAGATATCATTGCAGGTATATATGAGTCCATTGTGAGTCGTATCAAGGCTATGGTGGGTTCAATGGATTATGTTGGTGATGTGGTGCTAACGGGAGGCGTTGCTAAGAATGAAGGGGTTGCCAGTTCTATGAAAAGGAAGTTTACGACTATACAAGTGCCTTTTGAACCACAGATTACAGGTGCTTTAGGGGGGGCTTTAATTGCTTGGGAAAATGGATGA
- a CDS encoding 2-hydroxyacyl-CoA dehydratase family protein produces the protein MLGKMDEFLNKLDLTIRFMKNTDKKFISTYIKSQFKALENIYNGSPYILSTYYFPSELACIYDVEVIYIERLVGLAVGMNMLDKDTTTPLHHGICSYQKAFLKLIEQKIIPKPQMIIAVRYPCKDAVKLCDYLHNTYKIPIFYLSLRQLRKDLEDVHDYLSSQYQVIEDIKDVVRRSNAAHDLKKTIDHYRMQYPGIIRSDDCLKIFPIENDFGKDSATYVLKGLLSCIEKNISTYQKDNKPTICWMGLIPLSDNNMLTKIEKYTHCKFVYEEMWMFGDYKLYQDNFFDALTEKIKQSLFYNTHRRIHKIHDMMRQTHTEIVINLSHHNCSFLPQTIHQFKAYFEQKGITFYNISCDVVYEKFDSHSIMNSINKHVPYIGGENKDACLHLK, from the coding sequence TTGCTTGGGAAAATGGATGAATTCCTAAATAAATTGGATTTAACCATTCGATTCATGAAAAATACGGATAAAAAATTCATATCAACCTATATAAAATCTCAGTTCAAGGCGTTGGAAAATATCTATAACGGTAGTCCCTATATTCTCAGTACATACTATTTTCCTTCTGAGTTAGCATGTATCTATGATGTAGAAGTGATTTATATAGAACGTCTAGTAGGGCTTGCTGTTGGCATGAATATGTTAGATAAGGATACAACGACACCACTTCATCACGGTATATGCTCTTATCAAAAAGCTTTTCTTAAACTTATTGAACAAAAGATTATCCCAAAGCCACAAATGATAATTGCTGTTAGATACCCTTGTAAGGATGCAGTGAAGCTATGTGACTATCTGCATAACACCTATAAAATTCCTATTTTTTATCTATCATTACGGCAATTAAGAAAAGATTTAGAAGATGTTCACGATTATTTATCAAGTCAATATCAAGTGATAGAGGATATCAAAGATGTGGTTAGACGATCAAATGCTGCCCATGACTTAAAGAAGACAATAGATCATTATAGAATGCAATATCCTGGTATTATACGAAGTGATGACTGCTTAAAAATATTTCCCATAGAAAATGATTTTGGGAAAGATAGTGCAACCTATGTATTAAAAGGACTATTAAGCTGTATTGAAAAGAACATAAGCACATATCAAAAAGATAATAAACCCACTATATGTTGGATGGGTCTTATACCATTATCGGATAACAATATGCTAACCAAAATAGAAAAATATACCCATTGCAAATTTGTTTATGAAGAAATGTGGATGTTTGGAGATTATAAGCTATACCAAGATAATTTTTTTGATGCATTAACAGAAAAAATAAAGCAATCATTATTTTATAATACCCATCGCAGGATACATAAGATACATGATATGATGCGTCAAACGCATACAGAGATTGTCATCAATCTGTCACACCACAATTGTTCTTTCTTGCCTCAAACCATCCATCAATTCAAAGCATATTTTGAACAAAAAGGCATAACGTTTTATAACATTAGCTGTGATGTGGTTTATGAAAAATTTGATAGTCATTCTATCATGAATAGCATCAATAAACATGTGCCATATATAGGTGGTGAAAATAAAGATGCATGCCTACATCTCAAATGA